The Amycolatopsis sp. DG1A-15b genome contains the following window.
TCAGCAGCGGCTCCCAGGCGAAGATCGCCGAGGCGGTGCGCTCGTACTCGCCACCTGCTCGATCTTGGGCACCCGCGTCCCGCTCTCCCAGTGCGAGAGATCCTGCGCCACCACCCCCGCCAGGCGCGCCAGTTCGCGCACGCCGAGGTTGCGCGCCTTCCTCGCCGCGCGGATCCCGAAGCCCAGCGCGCGAGACCTCGGTGTCGCTACTAGTGTTGCCATGTACACATTGTGTCACCAGGCACCGACAAAAACGGGAAACCGGGGCCGTCGCAAACCTGCGACAGCCCCGGCTCCACACACTCAGCCGATCAGGCCGGACAGCCCGCTCGCCTTGAAGGAACCCCAGCCCGTCACCTGGTCGTACCCCGTCCCCGCGGCGAACCCGGTCGTCCCGTGCAGGGTGTTGTTGCCCGACGTCACGTCGTGGAAACCGGTTCCGTACGAAGACCCGTTGCCGATCGAGTAGAACTTCGGGTTCAGGTTGCCCAGACCGCCGCCGTGCACCTGGTTCTGCAGCGCCGCGAAGGCCGCCCACAGCGGGGCCGCGCCCGACGTGCCGCCGACCGTTCCCCAGCTGCCCGCGCTGTAGATGTAGTAGCCCGACGTCGGGGAGGCGTCCGCCGACACGTCCGGCACCTTGCGGTACGTCGTGCTCTGCGAGGACTGCCATGACGGCGCCGTGAACACCGTCGAGATGCCGCCGCCGGTCGAGCCGCCGCTGTTGCCGTCGTTCCAGACCACTTCGCTGCTGTAGCCGTTGGACGAGGTCACGCTCAGCTTCGTGCCGCCGACGCCCGAGACGTTCGGGCTCGACGCCGGGAAGTCGACGCCCTTCGCCGTCGAACCCGTCTGGCGGTAGCAGTCGGTCGTGCCGTCGTCGCCCGCCGCGGCGAAGTAGGAAATGCCCTCCGCCGTGCCGGTCGCGATCGCGCTGCTGACGCTCTTCGCCGCGCTCGAACCTTCGGCGGATTCGCAGGCGCCCCAGGAAATCGAGACGACGTGGACCTTCGCGTCGGACGCGATCTTCTGGTACATCGCGAGTTCGCCCGCGCTCGAGTTCGGCGCCTCGTAGACGTAGTCGTTGGCCGCCGCGGCCAGCGCGTGCACGACCTCGATGTCGAGCTCGACCTCGATCTGGCCATCGCCCGGCGACGAGTCGTAGTTCGCGCCGCTGACGCCGACCGTCGTCACCGAGCCCGCGGAAAGGCCGTACGTGCTGTCGTACTTGGTGATGTTGGACTTCTGGTAGCCGTCGAACTCGACGAACCCGACGTTCACACCGCTGCCGGTCGCCGACAGACCACTGGTGCCGTAAGCGGTCTTGAGCACCGGCGGGGTGACGGACTTGACGACGTTGGGCTGCGCCAGCGGCTTCGACGAATGCGTCCGCACCGCGTGGTCGTCGAGGCCGACGACCCCGCCCACGACGTCCGAGACGCTCGCCGGCACGGCCGGGACGGCGTCGTTGGCGAAGAAGTCCCGCCCGGAAACCTGGTCGTGGTAGGTCCCGATCCTGGTCCGGAACGCCGACTCGAGCTGCGCCGCCGAGCCGGTGAACGTGATGGCCTGCCGGTTGCCGGAAACCTCGACCCCGGTCAGCCCGGCTTTCCCGAGAAATGAGACGGCCTTGTCAACGTCCGCCTGGGTCGGGCCGAACCTGGCATTGAACTGCGCCGGGGTCAGGAACCGGTGGTATTGGGGCGAAGCCGGATTTTGGACGTCGGCGAGGAACTTTTCGAGCGCCTGCTGGTTGTGCAGTTTCAGCGAGAGCGCGGCGGTGATCGGCCGGTCGGCCGCGACGTCGCCGGTGCGGGCGCTGTTGATCAGCGGCGCGGCGTTGTCGGCCAGTGTGACCAGGGGTTCCGGGGCGGCGGCGGCCGGGACGGCCACGGCGAGGCCGAGCAACGCAGGCAGCGGCACAGCGGCCGCGACGAGCTTGCGCAAGCGCATGGGGAATTTCCTCTCGGCGGTGGGGACCGGGCCTGCGCGGAATGCTCGCCGCAGGTTGCCGAGAAGCATAAGAAGACGTGATCACGCCGAGAACCTACTTTTGGCCGGTCTTTCAGCGGATC
Protein-coding sequences here:
- a CDS encoding helix-turn-helix transcriptional regulator encodes the protein MATLVATPRSRALGFGIRAARKARNLGVRELARLAGVVAQDLSHWESGTRVPKIEQVASTSAPPRRSSPGSRC
- a CDS encoding S53 family serine peptidase, whose translation is MRLRKLVAAAVPLPALLGLAVAVPAAAAPEPLVTLADNAAPLINSARTGDVAADRPITAALSLKLHNQQALEKFLADVQNPASPQYHRFLTPAQFNARFGPTQADVDKAVSFLGKAGLTGVEVSGNRQAITFTGSAAQLESAFRTRIGTYHDQVSGRDFFANDAVPAVPASVSDVVGGVVGLDDHAVRTHSSKPLAQPNVVKSVTPPVLKTAYGTSGLSATGSGVNVGFVEFDGYQKSNITKYDSTYGLSAGSVTTVGVSGANYDSSPGDGQIEVELDIEVVHALAAAANDYVYEAPNSSAGELAMYQKIASDAKVHVVSISWGACESAEGSSAAKSVSSAIATGTAEGISYFAAAGDDGTTDCYRQTGSTAKGVDFPASSPNVSGVGGTKLSVTSSNGYSSEVVWNDGNSGGSTGGGISTVFTAPSWQSSQSTTYRKVPDVSADASPTSGYYIYSAGSWGTVGGTSGAAPLWAAFAALQNQVHGGGLGNLNPKFYSIGNGSSYGTGFHDVTSGNNTLHGTTGFAAGTGYDQVTGWGSFKASGLSGLIG